The following proteins are co-located in the Silene latifolia isolate original U9 population chromosome 1, ASM4854445v1, whole genome shotgun sequence genome:
- the LOC141590172 gene encoding uncharacterized protein LOC141590172 has product MPPKRTPAQIQASEMTLDEVARMIEQQEALLEALKNVGKGNEKTMDATQLSINIARFHPPTYDGVGEPKLLEKWHREIEALMEMVKCPEDMIVEQVVYYLRGEAAVWWQNVKDDARAYYQAEGAIPWSGLKSAMREQFVPEHIRHKMRSDFESFTMSEEMTVTDYYHRFLELSRYVEDMQLGQRGLALHFERGLSAKIVSRMPAGVATDLKEVYLRAGQAERMVDLSREIEERTATEKRKADSGNNNQPTNKKGNFNHAKAFSSGAGFSGGSRGWGKNGDRAVSDNTNLTCFNCGGIGHKRRECTS; this is encoded by the coding sequence atgccgcccaaaagaactcccgcgcagatccaagcttcagagatgactcttgatgaggttgctcgcatgattgagcaacaagaggctctccttgaagctctcaaaaatgtgggaaaaggaaacgaaaagacgatggatgcaacccagcttagcatcaacattgctcgtttccaccctcccacatatgacggggtaggtgaaccaaagctgctcgagaagtggcaccgtgagattgaagctctcatggaaatggttaagtgccccgaggacatgattgttgagcaggtagtgtactacttaagaggagaagctgcagtttggtggcagaacgtcaaggatgatgctagagcttactaccaggcggaaggggctattccgtggtctgggttgaagagtgctatgagagagcagtttgtgccggagcatatccgacacaagatgagatccgactttgagtCTTTCACCatgtctgaggagatgacagtcactgattactatcatcggtttttggagctatctcgttatgtggaagatatgcagctcgggcaaagaggtttggctctccattttgagaggggtttgtctgctaagatcgtgagtcgtatgccggccggggttgctactgacctcaaggaagtgtatctgagagcgggtcaagctgagagaatggtggatctctcaagggagatcgAGGAGAGGACTGCTacagaaaagaggaaggctgatagcgggaacaacaatcagccaactaacaagaaagggaatttcaatcaTGCCAAGGCTTTCTCTAGTGGAGCCggtttctctggaggttctcgtggttggggaaagaatggagatcgggctgtaagtgacaacaccaaccttacgtgtttcaactgtggtgggataggccacaaaaggcgggaatgcacgagctaa